A region from the Silene latifolia isolate original U9 population chromosome 7, ASM4854445v1, whole genome shotgun sequence genome encodes:
- the LOC141590571 gene encoding uncharacterized protein LOC141590571, translating into MECASILMERGDWSSINGDSINESNFMENLFINSSLSDMVGCNDNGSYYTTDTTTTTDSNCYSVSQQYSQESLYSESSDDVAYQNHENYILSDHDQFFAVNNSSLPVEFCLNTNGVIQVFPGNFMDRNHSFNNNNNVDDSETYVTQNENFVSTKYEMVEIEPVEEVKSNDDLLEVGCKRSRNSEVQKGKRNTRSKKSRKLESDELQNCPSLEKQNSGTCSSEELLSGGRKTRASRGAATDPQSLYARKRRERINEKLRTLQKLVPNGTKVDLSTMLEEAVSYVKFLQLQIKLLSSDELWMYAPLAYNGMDIGLDSKLNSLLQ; encoded by the exons ATGGAATGTGCATCAATTTTGATGGAAAGAGGAGATTGGAGCTCTATCAATGGAGATTCAATCAACGAGTCGAATTTCATGGAAAATTTATTTATAAATTCTTCCTTAAGTGACATGGTTGGTTGTAACGACAATGGGTCGTATTATACAACtgatactactactactaccgaTTCTAACTGTTATTCTGTGTCACAACAATACTCACAAGAGAGTCTTTACAGCGAAAGCAGCGACGACGTTGCGTACCAGAATCATGAAAACTATATTTTGAGTGATCATGATCAATTTTTCGCGGTTAATAATAGTTCGTTGCCTGTCGAGTTTTGTCTTAATACAAATGGAGTCATTCAGGTGTTTCCTGGTAATTTTATGGATAGAAATCAcagttttaataataataataatgtagaCGATTCCGAAACATATGTAACACAAAATGAAAATTTTGTTAGTACAAAATATGAAATGGTCGAGATTGAGCCTGTTGAAGAAGTTAAAAGCAATGATGATTTATTAGAAGTCGGATGCAAGAGATCTCGCAATTCTGAG GTTCAAAAAGGAAAGCGGAACACAAGGTCAAAGAAGAGTCGCAAACTCGAGTCAGATGAATTACAAAACTGCCCTTCTCTTGAGAAACAGAACTCTGGTACTTGCAGTTCTGAGGAATTGTTGAGTGGCGGCCGCAAAACTAGAGCCAGCCGGGGCGCTGCAACTGATCCTCAGAGTCTCTATGCTAGG aaaagaagagaaaggatAAATGAGAAACTAAGAACCCTACAAAAGCTTGTACCTAATGGAACAAAGGTGGACTTAAGCACAATGCTTGAAGAAGCTGTTAGTTATGTCAAATTTTTGCAGCTTCAAATCAAG ctattgagttctgatgaattATGGATGTATGCTCCACTTGCATACAATGGAATGGACATTGGGCTTGATTCAAAACTTAACTCACTTCTACAATAA